TCGTCTCGCGCGATCTGAACTGGCCCACGAAAGCACTGGAAGGCGCCCGCGCCACCCTCGAAGCGCACGGCGACCGGCTCAACGCCGCTCATGCGCGCTATCTCGAAGTCAGGCGCCTGCTGCTGGTCGGGCGCCTCGACGAAGCAGAGCGCGCGCTCGCCGGGCTCGACCCGGCGCCGTTCCCGCCCGCCTTGCGAGCCGCGCACGAACTGGTCGTGGCGGGTGTCGCGCTGCGCCGCCTGCAGACCCGCGCGGCGCGCGCCGCGCTGGAACGAGCCGAACGTGCCGCACGGCTCGCGGGCATCCCTGCCCTGATCGCGGAGGTCGACAACGCCGCGCTCGTGCTGAACGCGCCCGCGGCGCGACTGCTCGCGCGGGGCGAAGAGCGCCCGCTGCTGCTCGATGAGGTCGAAGCGTTACTGGCATCGAAGGCATTGATCGTGGACGCGTGCCGTCACGTCGTACGCGACGCGGGCGCGGTAATCTCGCTCGCGAGCCGCCCGGTGCTGTTCGTGCTCGCCCGCACGCTCGCCGAAGCGTGGCCGGAGGACGTGCCGAGAGACGTGCTCGTCGCGCGAGCCTTCCGGGGCAAGGCCGCCGACGAATCGCACCGCGTGCGTCTGCGGGTCGAACTCGGGCGCTTGCGTTCCGTGCTTCGTACGATGGCCGGCGTCAGCGCGACGCAGCGCGGCTTCACGCTGGTGCCACGGCACGCGCGGCAGGTCGTGGTGCTGGCGCGGCCGGTCGAGGACAAACATGCGCCCGTGCTTGCCTTGCTCGCCGACGGCGAGTCGTGGTCGAGTTCGGCCCTCGCGCTCGCGCTCGGCGCGAGTCAGCGCACCGTGCAGCGCAGCCTCGATACGCTCGCGTTGCAAGGCAAGGTGCAGTCCGTCGGCAAAGGCCGGGCGCGCCGCTGGATGACCCCGCCCATGCCCGGATTCACGACGACCTTGTTACTCCCCGCGCCGTTGCCGATTGATTAGGATGGCAACACGAAAACCACGAGTGAACAGCCATGAAACGATCAGCCGCCGAAATCATCAGCGAGTACGGACCCTTTCCGGGCGTCGAAAAAGTGCATGGCGTGACGTATGACGGCCGGCACGTCTGGTTCGCCGCCGGAGACACGCTGAACGCGTTCGACCCGCAAAGCGGCGAGCCGCTCCGTTCGATCGATGTCGCCGCGCACGCGGGCACCGCCTTCGACGGCAAGCATCTGTTCCAGATCGCCGAAGACCGTATCCAGAAGATCGATCCCCAGACCGGACGCGTGCTCGCCACGATCCCCGCGCCGGGCGGCGGAGGCGACTCGGGGCTCGCATGGGCGGAAGGGTCGCTGTGGGTCGGGCAGTATCGGGAGCGCAGGATCCATCAGATCGATCCCGAGACGGGCGCGATTTTGCGCACCCTCGAATCCAACCGCTTCGTGACCGGCGTCACCTGGGTGGACGGCGAACTCTGGCACGGCACGTGGGAAGGCGATGAAAGCGAATTGCGGCGCATCGATCCGCGCAGCGGCGAAGTTCAGGAGCGGCTCGAGATGCCGTCCGGCGTCAGCGTGTCGGGACTCGAATCCGACGGCGGCGATCGCTTCTTTTGCGGCGGCGGAAGCAGCGGCAAGGTGCGGGCCGTGCGACGGCCCAAATGAGCAGGCCGGGGCGTGCCGAATCCACGTGGCGAATCCACCTGCAAGCCATGATCGCCCCGTGGATCAGCCTCGTGTCGGCTCGCGTCCCGGCAAGTCCTGCAACAGGTTCATGAACGCCCGCACCTTGGCGCTCAAAAGACGCCGCGAGTTGTAAAGCGCCCAGACTTCAACCTGCGGCCCGTCCGCCACGCCCCAGCAGACGAGCCGTCCCGCCGCCACATCCTGCTCGGCCAGCAGCTTGGGCAGCAGCGCCGCCCCCACGCCGTCCACTGCCGCGTCACGCACCATCAGCAGCGACGAGAGCCGCAGCACCGGTATCGGCGCGAGCGCCCACAGGCCGGATTCGGTGCGCACCGTCCAGATCGCGCCCGGCGACGCCGCGGCGAACACGATTGCCGGCACCGGCAACGCCGCGGCATCGCCGGCGGCCCGGGCAGGCATCGGCAAACCGGGCGCCGCGACGAGGAGCCGTTCGTCGCCGTAGATGCGCCGCCCCACGAGCTGCTCGTCACGCGGCGGATTGATGCGGATCACGAGGTCATAGCCGTCCTCCACCGGATCGACGATCCGGTCTTCCGCAATGACTTCGAGTTCGACCTGCGGATAGGCCAACGCAAAACGCGCCGCGATCCGGCCCAGCACCACATGCGCGAACACGATCGGCGCGCTGATCCGCAACCGCCCGCGCGGAACCGGCGCACGGGAGGCCACCGCTTCGCCCGCCTCCTCGATTTCCGTCAGCGGCCCGCGCGTGCGCTCATACAGCGCGAGACCTTCTTCCGTCAGCCGCAACCTGCGCGAGCCCCGCTCGATCAGCCGCACGCCGAGCGTTTCCTCGAGTTCCGCCACGCGCCGCGACAGCGTGGCCTTGGGACGGTCGAGCGCCCGGCTGGCCGGGCCGAATCCGCCGTGCAGCGCGACGGCGTTGAAATCGGCAAGCGACGTCAAATCCATGATCGTTCCAAATATGAGACGAGATGTCTTAATTTTTGCACTATCGCCTCTTAAATGGAACATCTATTGTGTGTCTACGGGCTGACTGACAGTCCATCCCACCTTAGGAGAAAGATCATGGCAATCCTCGTAACAGGCAGCACCGGCGTGGTCGGCAAGCAGGTTCTCGAACATCTGGCCGGCAGCGGCGCGCCAATCCGCGCGCTGACCCGCACGCCGGAAAAGGCGCAGTTTCCGGAGGGCGTCGCGGCGGTTCAAGGCGACCTGTCCGACGTGGACGGCTTGCGGCGCGCGATGAACGGCGTCAGCACACTGTTCCTGCTCGCACCCAACGCCGCCGACGAACTGACGCAAGCGTTGCAAGCGCTGAGCGTGGCGCGTGAGGCCGGGGTGAAAGGCGTGGTGTATCTGTCGGTGTTCAAAGGTGCCGACTACGTCGACGTGCCGCATTTCACCAGCAAGCACGCGGTCGAGCGGATGATCGAACACCGCGATCTGCCGGCCACCGTATTGCGTCCGGCGTATTTCATGCAGAACGACGTGCGCCAGAAAGAGCCTTTACTGACGCACGGCGTGTACGGCATGCCGATCGGCGCCAAAGGTATATCCATGGTCGATGTGCGCGATATCGGCGAGGCCGCGGCGCGCGAACTGCTGCGCCGCGAGCGTGCCGCGGAACGCTTGCCGCGCGAGACGTATGCGCTGGTCGGACCTGAGCCGATCACGGCGGAAAGCGTGGCGTCGATCTGGACCGACGTGCTCGGGCGCGCGGTGCGCTATGGCGGCGACGATCTCGACCTGCTGGAGCAGCGTTTGAAGGGTGCCGCACCGGGCTGGCTCGCGTACGACATGCGCCTGATGATGAGCCGCTATCAGCAGGACGGCGCGGTCGCATCGCAAGCGGAAATCGATCATCTCGCGGCGTTGCTGGGCCGCCAACCGCGGTCGTATCGGGACTTCGCGGTGGAGACGGCGGCGGCTTGGGCGAAGGGGTAAGTGCTGACGCGCGCGTCACTTGCCTACGCTCGCCGGCAAACGAGCCGATAATCGCATGACCGACAGGAAGGAGACGCCACGGTCATGCGCAATCTCGACGAAAACACGATCACGCAGGCGGTTCTGGCGCGCCACGCGCACGCGAACGACGAGCGGCTGAAGACGATCGTTACGAGCCTCGTGCGGCATTTGCATGCCTTCGCGCGCGAGGTGAACCTGACCGAGAACGAATGGGAACAGGGCATTCGTTTCCTGACCGACGTGGGCCATATTACCGACGACAAACGTCAGGAATTCATCCTGCTCTCGGACACGCTGGGTTTGTCGATGCTCGTCACGGCCATGGCGAACCGCAAGCCGCCGGGCTGCACCGAGGCGACGGTATTCGGACCGTTCTTCGTCGAAGGCGCGCCCGTCTATCGAAACGGCGACGACGTGTCCAACGGCGCGCACGGCGAGCCCTGCTTCGTGTCGGGAACCATCAGGGGCGCGGACGGCGAAGCGGTGCCCAACGCCCGCATCGACGTCTGGCAGGCCGACGCGGACGGCTTCTACGACGTCCAGCACGGCGGCGACGATACGCATCGCGCGAGAGGCGTGCTCCATAGTCTCGCGGACGGGCGCTATCACTTTCGCTCCATCGTCGCCGAACCTTATCCGATTCCGCACGACGGGCCGGTCGGGCGCATGCTCGAAGTGCTGGGACGGCATCCGTGGCGCCCGGCGCATCTGCATTTCATGATCACGGCGCCCGGCTACGAGCGCCTCGTGACCCACGTGTTCCGCGACGGCGATCGATATCTCGATTCGGACGCGGTGTTCGGCGTGCGCTCGTCGCTGGTGGCGAAGTGGAATCGCCATGAGGCAGGCACGGCGCCGGACGGGACGCGTATGACCACGCCGTTCAGCACGCTCGAATTCGATTTCGTGTTGAACCGATCCGTGTGACGCGGGTCACTTTACTGGTGCGGCAATCATCTTGCGTTGGACCAGGGCGCGCTGCGTGGGACCGGAGTAACGCGCTGAAGCGCGCACTCCGATCGGGAACCACAGCGCCAGCTCTGGCCGGAAGACGCGTTCAGCCCGCGGATCACGATCGGTCTTAGAACCACCCCGCGTCAACAGGCATTCAATTACCGAGCCCTACTCTCATGGAAAAACGAGCACTCATCATCGGCGCGAGCGGCATTGTCGGCGGCAATCTCGCGGACCAGCTGTTTTCGAGCGGCTGGCACGTCGCCGGACTCTCACGCGGCCGCACGCCGGTATCGCCGGCCATCGAGTCGATCACCGCCGATCTGCAATCGGCCGAGTCCGTTAGCGAGGCACTCGCCGGCAAGCGGTTCACTCACGTGTTTCTGACCGCGTGGTCGCGCCAGGCCACGGAGAAAGAGAATATTCGCGTGAACGGCGCCATGGTGCGTCATGTAATGGACGCCGTGGGCCCGTCAGGCACGCTCGAACACGCCGCGCTCGTGACGGGACTGAAGCACTACCTCGGCCCGTTCGAAGCGTATGCGACCGGCGCCGTGCCGATCACACCGTTTCGCGAGGAACAGGGCCGCCAGCCGGTGGACAACTTCTACTACGAGCAGGAAGACCGTTTATTCGACGCCGCGCAACGCTACGGTTTCAGTTGGAGCGTGCATCGTCCGCACACGATCATCGGCTTTGCGCTCGGCAACGCGATGAACATGGGCGTGACGCTCGCGGTCTACGCGACGCTGTGCAAGCAGACCGGCCAGCCGTTCATCTTCCCCGGCTCGGCGGCGCAATGGAACAGCCTCACCG
Above is a genomic segment from Paraburkholderia aromaticivorans containing:
- a CDS encoding SDR family oxidoreductase, with amino-acid sequence MAILVTGSTGVVGKQVLEHLAGSGAPIRALTRTPEKAQFPEGVAAVQGDLSDVDGLRRAMNGVSTLFLLAPNAADELTQALQALSVAREAGVKGVVYLSVFKGADYVDVPHFTSKHAVERMIEHRDLPATVLRPAYFMQNDVRQKEPLLTHGVYGMPIGAKGISMVDVRDIGEAAARELLRRERAAERLPRETYALVGPEPITAESVASIWTDVLGRAVRYGGDDLDLLEQRLKGAAPGWLAYDMRLMMSRYQQDGAVASQAEIDHLAALLGRQPRSYRDFAVETAAAWAKG
- a CDS encoding helix-turn-helix domain-containing protein, with the protein product MDSLVTAAARALAAGDPLGALNRVALRDDAPALALRGIAMAQLGDLVRARALVRSAARAFGSREPVARARCVVAEAEIALVSRDLNWPTKALEGARATLEAHGDRLNAAHARYLEVRRLLLVGRLDEAERALAGLDPAPFPPALRAAHELVVAGVALRRLQTRAARAALERAERAARLAGIPALIAEVDNAALVLNAPAARLLARGEERPLLLDEVEALLASKALIVDACRHVVRDAGAVISLASRPVLFVLARTLAEAWPEDVPRDVLVARAFRGKAADESHRVRLRVELGRLRSVLRTMAGVSATQRGFTLVPRHARQVVVLARPVEDKHAPVLALLADGESWSSSALALALGASQRTVQRSLDTLALQGKVQSVGKGRARRWMTPPMPGFTTTLLLPAPLPID
- a CDS encoding intradiol ring-cleavage dioxygenase — protein: MRNLDENTITQAVLARHAHANDERLKTIVTSLVRHLHAFAREVNLTENEWEQGIRFLTDVGHITDDKRQEFILLSDTLGLSMLVTAMANRKPPGCTEATVFGPFFVEGAPVYRNGDDVSNGAHGEPCFVSGTIRGADGEAVPNARIDVWQADADGFYDVQHGGDDTHRARGVLHSLADGRYHFRSIVAEPYPIPHDGPVGRMLEVLGRHPWRPAHLHFMITAPGYERLVTHVFRDGDRYLDSDAVFGVRSSLVAKWNRHEAGTAPDGTRMTTPFSTLEFDFVLNRSV
- a CDS encoding LysR family transcriptional regulator, which translates into the protein MDLTSLADFNAVALHGGFGPASRALDRPKATLSRRVAELEETLGVRLIERGSRRLRLTEEGLALYERTRGPLTEIEEAGEAVASRAPVPRGRLRISAPIVFAHVVLGRIAARFALAYPQVELEVIAEDRIVDPVEDGYDLVIRINPPRDEQLVGRRIYGDERLLVAAPGLPMPARAAGDAAALPVPAIVFAAASPGAIWTVRTESGLWALAPIPVLRLSSLLMVRDAAVDGVGAALLPKLLAEQDVAAGRLVCWGVADGPQVEVWALYNSRRLLSAKVRAFMNLLQDLPGREPTRG
- a CDS encoding PQQ-binding-like beta-propeller repeat protein; the protein is MKRSAAEIISEYGPFPGVEKVHGVTYDGRHVWFAAGDTLNAFDPQSGEPLRSIDVAAHAGTAFDGKHLFQIAEDRIQKIDPQTGRVLATIPAPGGGGDSGLAWAEGSLWVGQYRERRIHQIDPETGAILRTLESNRFVTGVTWVDGELWHGTWEGDESELRRIDPRSGEVQERLEMPSGVSVSGLESDGGDRFFCGGGSSGKVRAVRRPK
- a CDS encoding SDR family oxidoreductase yields the protein MEKRALIIGASGIVGGNLADQLFSSGWHVAGLSRGRTPVSPAIESITADLQSAESVSEALAGKRFTHVFLTAWSRQATEKENIRVNGAMVRHVMDAVGPSGTLEHAALVTGLKHYLGPFEAYATGAVPITPFREEQGRQPVDNFYYEQEDRLFDAAQRYGFSWSVHRPHTIIGFALGNAMNMGVTLAVYATLCKQTGQPFIFPGSAAQWNSLTDMTDARLLARHLEWAATSPNARNQDFNVINGDVFRWKWMWSRIASYFGIEAAPFDGETRPLEGRMQNAGKTWSDIAARFGLKEADLGKLASWWHTDADLGRPMEVLTDMTKSRKAGFLDYQSTSDAFFALFDRLKAERIIPQ